CCATGCGTCAAAGGCTAATCACATGTTCCACATAGGTATATGGCGCTGTCGTTACTTACTTATAAACTTAAAAAAGTTGTTGTATATCATTCAACAAAATAATTCGCTGGTGTTCAGATAAAGCTTTTGAAAAATCTAGTCATGCGCACTACAAAATTTAACGTGGCATCCGGAAAGACTATCGTTGCATATTGAGCTACGTGTTGTTACCGGCACAAACAGATTTATccataatgattgaaattttaaaGACAGTTTTGATATTTGTAGTTGCAACGATATTCTTCGAATCAGCTCATTGTTTATTTGTTAACATAGATGCAAATGCTGAGGAATGTTTCTTCGACAAAGTGACATCAGGAACGAAAATGAGCCTGATGTTCGAAGTTGCAGAAGGTGGCTTTCTTGATATTGACATAAAGGTACCAGAGTCTCATCAATTATATAAGGAATTTACTCTCCATAAAAAACACTAGTGTCACTGATTTCGAATATATTTcattatatgacatgtatgaggcATGTGTTATCTGTTTGTGACAGACAGGTTGGATAAATCCCCATAGCATACTGTGGCATATATGGTACAATCAATGTCAATGTAGTCCGAAGATTGCtatgacgtccaacggctgttttacCAGACAAACAATGGGACATTGGCAAGCAAGAGCTCGTCCAATATCAAATAgtgaaatgtacaaaaatgtattatacGAGGCAGGCGTTACCTGTGAGAGGGGACAAAGTCTGTATACAATTATGTATCATTTCAAGCATATTTGAACCTCACGAGAAtctgttaaaaagaaaaagaaacacggAAATGTTACCGAAGTTGGTCTTGTTGTCCGACTAGTCATTTAAGTTGCAacttcattttcaatgtaaataAAGAAACACTGCTATCAGCTAACAGTTGTCATATCAAAGaattatcaaaaattttaaaaattgatatcaatATTTGCACCCTGACATGACTGATAACCACATGCAATGGAAATACAATATTTGACCAAATAATGTTGAATTAGTTATTACATATATTGGTGTCATTGAAAGGCCTTCAACAACCCATACTGTTAAGCTTAATCAATCCATGAgatgacaattgtaaaacaaacaacaaaatataggCCTGATTTGTTCAGGaaacaagaaatgaaaaacaaatatgatctaAACAGCTGTAGGAAACAACAGCCACTTAATTACATGCTCTTGGTTTGGGACATGCACATCATGTTATTTAACTATGATTTAgaaacaattttgaattttttccaCCATCAAATACCtgaaaataacatacatgtacttttatcaCGACCTAAGTGAAATGATATTCTTTCATCTTcattacatgtaattataagTGAAGTTCTTTGACTTTTCCAAGCAATTACAGATGCATGACGAAAGGTTTATTTAAAATGTTGAAGAGCAATATTTAGTAACCATGAAAACTATGTGTAGGCTTACGTATGGGCAGTAAGTAATAAAAAAACTTAGCCAGATTTCAGGTGATTGCAgaaatttaatcatttatttttgcAGATTTATGGTCCAGATGGCAAAGTCCTTCATCAAGGAGAACGAGAATCTAATGGCAAATACACCTTCGCAGCCCATATGGATGGAATGtacaaatattgttttagtaACAAGATGTCCACTATGACACCTAAAACTGTCATGTTTTCCATGGATTTAGGAGATAAACCTAAAGGAGGAGAAAATATGGAATCCGATGGTAAGTACTTAGTCAGATTGTCATCTCTGTTTTAActaattcacatttttttatgacatttttcaTATGTTGTACACTGTATGTGTATATATTGCAACTGTTTTTAAATGTGTCATAAAAGTTGTAATACAATGCAATGTACCACCAAATCAAAGCACATGTACATCACATCCGGTTGCTAACTTGCATGCAGAAAATAGGTCAAATTATTCATCTATTGAACCGATTATGAAAAAACTTGACAGTAATGCTTGAAATAACCATTATTTCAAAGGAAAAAAGGCATTTTCAGTTTATTCAACAAAACTGTCTTCTTTAATAGTTCATCATGctattttcagttttaaaacaaTCTAAATACTTATTACTAGTATAATGATAAACTAGATATCAAGAATTCAATTCAGCAACTtcttccatggagataatttgttaTGAGGTGTAAAGTGAAAATTTTTCTTGCAGAATGAAAGCTAATAGAAACGAACAATAGAAAACATATTGCATTAGAATTTGAATTTATTGCATTCAGCCAAAAACTGCTTTTAACATCATCAGAacttatattttttatcttttatgttttaGCTCATCAGAATAAATTAGCAGAAATGATCAATGAATTATCAACATCTCTGACAGGAGTTAAACATGAACAAGAATATATGGAAGTTAGAGAAAGAATTCATAGATCAAGTAAGTTATTATGAAATTAACATGTCAGGTGAAAGTATAATAAATGCTTTCTCTGGTTATTAACAGCCCGTCACTGGACTATCTATGACCAAATAAAATTTGCCTCTCACTTCCAATTACAAACGGTTCTAAAATTTCGTGTTTTTCAATTTCCTGTGTAAATTTCTGTAACTGTAATGTCTGTAACAGTTTGATAAGAAAAAATTTAGTATTTCTTCCATGAAAATTActtgatatacatttgtatatataccagtatacagaatataaaatattactaaaatatcaatattaacatgTTAAACAATAACGAATTCAGAAATTGgatatcaatttgttttttttcttttctttcatattagcacaaattttctttaaaaaagaagTACTTTATAAAGCACATCTTAGTGATCCACACTTTGCAAACAGAGAATACACATGTTCAATattaaaatagatctttattaaaCTGATCTAAATACACCATGTATGCTTATTGAAACTACAACAAAACCCATTCGTCATAAGAAACTATAAAAGGACTcatataaaaaagtgtaaaaacaattcaaacgagaaagctaactttttaatcatgttaatagttgaaaattttttcgtttaaattttaaaacaacagatgTTTTAACGATTGCTTATTTCTTTTTCAGTAAATGACAACACCAATTCACGAGTAGTACTGTGGTCATTCTTCGAAGCTTTAGTACTAGTAGCAATGACATTAGGACAAGTATATTACCTGAAAAGATTCTTTGAAGTACGACGGGTCGTGTAGGCTGATAAATAATTTAGgtgatacaatttacaaattcTCACACTGTGCAGCTAAAATATAACACCCAATCATTTTCAGAGGTAATAGTGCTATTTTTTACAATTGCATTCTAGAAagacatacaaatgtattttttattaaatttacatttattgtcacagtggatatatattatttatttgttattaggTTTGTAGGGACAATGAAAACATTTTAACTAGCAAGCATCAGAATAGTGCATTGTTAGGAAGATAAGTTCTAATTAAGTTCTCATGTAAAAAACTTTTTTGCTCTCTATGAATTGTCAACTGAAGTGAACTTAAAACCAGATGTGAATTTCAATTAGCTTGTAACAAAGTAGTAGccttgtaaaattttaatttgataagaGCATAAAGAATTTAGCTAGCCAtgcaagattaaaaaaaaattgagctaAGTTTGAATATGCAAGGATGGTGGGTTAATTTAAGTAAAAATTATCATTACATTTTTTATTCCAACATGAAAATGATTAGGTCAGGTGTTTTAGCTTCTTATTAGTTCATTCATCATTCCATATTGATAGTACATTGTACTAATATAACAATATGTTTCATCAATAAAAGGTGGCTCTGAGGCACACGtggaaaattaaattattgatatttatctGATTAAGCACAGTTGGCTTGCCTCTTACAAAgatttcatatttgatatttactgcagaattttgaattgtttaaaataataatagaacaaaagcatctgcaaaattttttatgaaaattaagaCTTAAAATTAAATATGTCATTGATTTCCTCCATAAAATAGTTTATTGGACAGACAGACTTCTTGGTGTTGTCTAGAATATACAGAACCTTCATATGATTTGAATTGAATACTACAAAGTTTTATAGtgtagtttaaaaattgtattgtataaacATCAAACCttaaatttttatacaaaataaaatgaagtaaTTGAAATTATTCTTGTTCATTCATAATTGCTAGAAACAGAAGTTCTATCCTTATATTAAGATAAGTGTATGgtaaatggtttatttttgttgtttaattttatattttttggagttccaataattgtttaaatttatttcaaaatatttgcatATTGCTATAAAGTGtaattaatgtttaaaaaattggGGAAAAAAAAGGATTTTAGAGAAACTGATACAAAAAATTTGTTTTATCTATGAATCATAAATTATGCAACAAGGATTTTAAATATCTATCTCTACGATGCAGCTGTCACTATATGCTACATGTGTCAAGTTGAAACCAAGTCATTCATATAAAAGATATTCAAGCTACATTATTGTTCTGCAAAAGCTTATTCTTACTGACATTTTCCCTCTAGTacatatatttttactttaatcATTTTCTTCATGCTAAGCTTATTGTGTTTGTTcttttattatgtaataaatatTAATGTGTAATAGATGTAGTTAAGATTTAATTGGACTGTACATGTAATACATTTACTATGAATATGGATATACAAAGTACTGATCCAgattgttgataaaaaaaatttaattgcgAAATGTGCTCTTTTATCTGGTATATTGGGGAGGGGTTAAAATCAAAGGCAAATTTTAATAGATTTATGATCTTAAAAAGACATATGGGAATGGGATACATTCTCTCTCTGTGTGCTCACTTTCCCTTTTTGCTTGTTAGAGGGACATTGTTATGAGTTTACTTgtaaaattttaacatatttgcattttatatcattttgatgaaaaattgCCATTTAAAGAAATATGGTACAGTTATAAACCTCTAAACTAAGTGGTAAAAGTTAAAGTGCCTTGCAATACTCTCTTACACCTTTCAGTTAGTAAAACTTTggcaaaaaatttataaaaatttatgtgGTCATTGATAAAGATTAGGATATAGACTTAATATCTCAATATAATTGCCTTTTCtagtaaaaaaatcaaccaataatAATTTGAAATACCAAATAGTGTATGGAAGATTGCATTTACCTTATGAAGACTATCACTTTGTCAGTAATGCCttaatgttgttttttatgtataaaataatattgaaCTGAGACATGGTGTATAAATTGTATTATaagttaaatatatatgtattactagatttatttcacgTGACTGGGTGGGGTTTAAGAAGTTCACTTATTTAAGACCAGTTCATCTATAACCAGGAGTTTTGAGATAAACTCATTAAAGAAGTGTCCAGTTAATCATCCCATATCATACActcatttattttgtatatgCGTTTGGTGACACTAAAAGGAGAttagaattcaataataattattacgGCAATCattcttatcacacacatcttcaaatagactgtacTTATGCAAATTGAACCATAAAGCCccacccgatcagttgaaataacattagtAAAACAATAGAAGATTTTAGAAATAGATCGTAGCTCATCTAATGGCTGTTATGTAAAATAAACcaattgtatattttaataattgCTGAATGGGTATTGCATCTGAATGTATGTCAAGAGTTTTCTGTTTTATGtgcaaaattatttttatcaGAGAGAACATAACAGtgatatgttttaaaattaaagccAAAGATCACAAATAATAATGATTGTAAAGCATAACTttgtaaaaaatatcataatagtAATTTGTCTGCTATTAAATggaatatttataactaataaatgtttaatgaaaattgtaaaagaagagttatacattgtattttatatgttaatttgttataataataaaaaaatgtcattttctattttttgca
The window above is part of the Mytilus edulis chromosome 6, xbMytEdul2.2, whole genome shotgun sequence genome. Proteins encoded here:
- the LOC139529068 gene encoding transmembrane emp24 domain-containing protein 2-like; protein product: MIEILKTVLIFVVATIFFESAHCLFVNIDANAEECFFDKVTSGTKMSLMFEVAEGGFLDIDIKIYGPDGKVLHQGERESNGKYTFAAHMDGMYKYCFSNKMSTMTPKTVMFSMDLGDKPKGGENMESDAHQNKLAEMINELSTSLTGVKHEQEYMEVRERIHRSINDNTNSRVVLWSFFEALVLVAMTLGQVYYLKRFFEVRRVV